A single window of Eucalyptus grandis isolate ANBG69807.140 chromosome 1, ASM1654582v1, whole genome shotgun sequence DNA harbors:
- the LOC104435964 gene encoding glutathione S-transferase L3, translating into MATPAVVENLPARLDSSAEQPPLFDGTTRLYTSYACPFAHRIWITRNYKGLQDKIKLVPLNLQDRPAWYKEKVYPVNKVPALEHNGKIIGESLDLIKYLDSNFEGPPLFPDDPERKKFGEELWSYVDEFVSVVFNSFKGEGPKECASAFDHVENSLGKFEDGPFFLGQCSGVDIAYIPFVERFQSYLSEVWNYDITAGRPKLAAWIEEMDKVDAYKQTKNLSNTKEFVEYWKARLRAQL; encoded by the exons ATGGCTACTCC TGCCGTGGTTGAGAACTTGCCTGCTCGGTTGGACTCCAGCGCCGAGCAACCTCCTCTTTTCGATGGAACAACGAG GTTGTACACCTCTTACGCATGCCCATTTGCTCATCGTATCTGGATCACGAGGAACTATAAG GGACTGCAGGACAAGATTAAGTTAGTTCCTCTTAATCTTCAAGACAGGCCTGCTTGGTACAAGGAGAAAGTCTACCCCGTGAATAAG GTTCCGGCCTTGGAGCACAACGGGAAAATCATTGGAGAGAGCCTAGACCTCATTAAATACTTGGACAGCAACTTTGAAGGGCCTCCTCTGTTCCCTGAT GATCCTGAAAGGAAAAAGTTTGGTGAGGAACTGTGGTCTTATGTTGATGAATTCGTGAGCGTAGTCTTTAATTCATTCAAGGGAGAAGGACCGAAAGAATGTG CTTCTGCTTTCGACCACGTGGAGAATTCTCTTGGCAAATTTGAGGATGGACCATTCTTTCTCGGACAATGCAGTGGG GTGGACATTGCCTACATCCCCTTTGTTGAAAGATTCCAGAGTTACTTATCTGAGGTATGGAATTACGACATCACTGCTGGCAGACCAAAATTAGCAGCGTGGATTGAG GAAATGGACAAGGTTGATGCTTACAAGCAGACAAAGAATTTGTCGAATACTAAAGAATTTGTTGAATACTGGAAGGCACGCCTCAGG GCTCAGCTGTAG